In Rosa chinensis cultivar Old Blush chromosome 1, RchiOBHm-V2, whole genome shotgun sequence, a genomic segment contains:
- the LOC112181561 gene encoding tryptophan N-monooxygenase CYP79A68: protein MIPVIVVLLFFASSIILGFLIQKTKRVVLPLVPPLPPGPSPWPIIGCVPEMWRNRPAYRWIHDLLKQLNTDIACVRLGKVHVIAVKSPEIAREFLKKHDAVFASRPITMATHLFSSGYLTVGVTPMGEQWKKMRRVLIAEVFNQSRLRWLLDKRNDEADNLVKFLYSQCLNSENGSVVNVRIAAQHYSANVMRRMFFNTRYFGKGREDGGPGLEEELHVSALFTLVLHTYAFCVSDYLPWLRPFDIGGHEKKVKDALKIIKQYQDPIIDERVRMWRCSNQENRIKAPVEESLLDVFISLKGADGQPLLSAEEIKAQITELQLATVDNPFSISEWALSEMLNQPEMLTKAQEELNRIVGIDKHVQESHIPHLPYIRACARESLRLHPVAPFNLPHVSTDDAIVAGYFIPKGSSVILSRLGLGRNPKVWENPLRFDPERHLSGDASQQVELEEHELRFISFTTGRRGCMGGTLGTTITVMLFARLLQGFTWSMPPKVDKIDLTEAPTLFKLHPLHAHAKPRLPAAMYPV from the exons ATGATTCCTGTTATTGTAGTATTACTTTTCTTTGCCTCATCCATCATTTTAGGCTTTCTTATCCAAAAAACGAAGCGAGTAGTACTCCCACTAGTGCCACCTCTCCCTCCAGGACCAAGCCCATGGCCGATCATTGGATGTGTACCAGAGATGTGGAGGAACAGACCAGCATACAGATGGATACATGACCTTCTGAAACAGCTTAACACTGATATTGCATGTGTACGACTAGGAAAAGTTCATGTGATCGCAGTCAAATCACCTGAAATTGCCAGAGAATTCTTGAAAAAACACGACGCTGTTTTTGCATCACGACCCATTACCATGGCTACTCACCTCTTCAGTAGTGGATACTTGACAGTAG GTGTCACACCTATGGGAGAGCAGTGGAAGAAAATGAGAAGGGTTTTGATTGCCGAAGTGTTTAATCAGTCCAGACTACGGTGGCTACTCGATAAGAGAAACGATGAAGCGGACAATCTTGTGAAGTTTCTCTATAGTCAGTGCTTGAATAGCGAGAATGGTTCGGTGGTGAATGTGAGAATTGCAGCCCAACATTACTCAGCAAATGTGATGAGAAGAATGTTTTTCAACACGAGGTACTTTGGCAAAGGGAGAGAGGATGGAGGGCCAGGACTTGAAGAAGAATTACATGTCTCTGCGCTTTTCACATTGGTCTTGCATACGTATGCATTCTGTGTATCCGATTACCTTCCATGGTTGAGGCCGTTTGACATAGGTGGGCATGAGAAAAAGGTCAAGGATGCTTTGAAAATTATCAAGCAGTATCAGGACCCTATTATAGATGAGAGAGTACGAATGTGGAGGTGCTCAAATCAGGAGAATAGGATCAAGGCGCCTGTAGAGGAGAGCCTGCTCGATGTTTTCATCTCACTCAAAGGTGCAGATGGGCAGCCTTTATTATCAGCTGAAGAAATTAAAGCACAAATCACT GAACTACAGCTTGCCACGGTGGATAATCCCTTCAGTATATCAGAGTGGGCTCTATCAGAGATGCTGAACCAACCTGAGATGCTTACAAAAGCGCAAGAGGAACTAAATAGGATAGTGGGAATCGACAAGCATGTTCAAGAATCTCATATCCCTCATCTCCCTTACATAAGGGCTTGTGCAAGAGAATCGCTCCGGCTGCATCCAGTTGCACCATTCAATCTTCCCCATGTTTCCACTGATGATGCTATAGTAGCAGGCTACTTCATCCCAAAGGGCAGTAGTGTTATTCTAAGTCGTTTAGGCCTCGGACGCAACCCCAAAGTCTGGGAAAATCCGTTGAGATTCGACCCCGAGCGTCATTTAAGTGGAGATGCCAGTCAACAGGTGGAGCTGGAAGAACATGAGCTAAGGTTCATTTCATTTACTACTGGAAGGAGAGGTTGCATGGGTGGTACGCTTGGGACTACCATAACTGTGATGCTCTTTGCTAGGCTTCTTCAAGGGTTTACATGGAGCATGCCACCCAAGGTGGATAAGATTGACCTCACTGAGGCTCCAACCCTTTTCAAGCTCCATCCTTTGCATGCACATGCTAAACCTCGCTTGCCTGCTGCTATGTATCCGGTTTAG